The following coding sequences are from one Roseburia hominis A2-183 window:
- the tnpB gene encoding IS66 family insertion sequence element accessory protein TnpB (TnpB, as the term is used for proteins encoded by IS66 family insertion elements, is considered an accessory protein, since TnpC, encoded by a neighboring gene, is a DDE family transposase.), producing MLNDATCFKQVYIVCGYTDLRSGIDTLASIIDAKTDNSPFVPDTLYLFCGRKSDRIKGLVWEKDGFLLLYKRLEQGKFVWPRNEAEVRAITIQQFRWLREGLTIAPKKAVREIKPPEHMA from the coding sequence ATGTTGAATGATGCTACGTGCTTCAAACAAGTTTACATTGTTTGTGGATACACGGATCTAAGATCTGGAATAGATACTCTGGCATCAATCATTGATGCGAAGACAGATAACAGTCCATTTGTCCCAGATACACTCTATCTTTTCTGTGGTCGCAAGTCGGACCGCATCAAAGGCTTGGTTTGGGAGAAAGATGGTTTTCTGCTTTTATACAAACGCCTTGAGCAGGGGAAATTTGTATGGCCTAGAAATGAAGCAGAAGTCCGGGCTATAACCATTCAACAATTCCGCTGGCTGAGGGAAGGCCTGACCATTGCTCCCAAGAAAGCAGTTCGGGAAATCAAGCCTCCAGAACATATGGCATGA
- a CDS encoding GBS Bsp-like repeat-containing protein: MKKKKLFVSVILLIALLVSDESAAVAAAEMPVLPDSGMVSESEMQLETEEEGDTTEISDETAENVEETESIKETETIEGTEAIEEAEAIEETEEVAPYTAEPLSLSIEYPADIKCGTPVTFTMNARGGSGTYKYRIHSLFNSELKSVYDVSYGSNGSYRDSNQFTFTFYASGIYYIRFSVIDMSTYETKDTGLYEYKIDIQDDNYPSVDQIVSDVTAQCEAECTTDFEKALWLHDWIIDHANYDYSYTYCAPEGVLARGKGTCESYHSAYCMLLNKVGIATGRIEGNGHVWTAVKMDGEWYQVDSTWDDMGDDYKGTIYEHMYFGLTDEIISYVHSDHKAAVPGYESTALADNYFIKTGEIRQWSDPFIDTIRQKINNGQTEFVLPVTSSMPDNYNNVIYNLVAYQLSKENWGTKALNVTYGSGQLTCKVTDKAQMYASVTATPVMNETAYHIVVQNVSETGGIKEVQVAVWSDKGGQDDLIWYTAAPDTKGSYEVNVPVANHKTEGMYYAHAYVVNQQNQKRYIGGTTFTVSSPGVTVRPMAPGRYLLTLEGLAAYSSDITGVSFAVWGQSDGQNDLRWYTASADQTGKWQAEISVADHGENGIYYVSAYTRRKNGTNTCMVATAFQHTESVSVQSIEVKNVDASAGTFDVFVKGVKADCGVESVQLPIWSKSDQSDIVWYMAWRQSDGSYATQVNLKNHNYNYALYQIHVYVTSGTHIKTFAGLTSVRIEKPQISMRAVLSTDEMKCSLTARNVAVGMGYKKIYFAVWSELGGQDDLHWYEADQAYVGTWRKEIAIASHRTQGKYQVHLYGEDAGGNRTILGTTTFSVSNVTVQSIKVKNLNRTTGTFDVFLYGIESASGLEKVQIPVWSKADQSDLIWYTAWRQSDGSYATQVNIRNHGSCRGNYTVHTYVTGKNGVRMFTGATRASIVNAP; encoded by the coding sequence ATGAAGAAAAAGAAATTATTTGTGAGTGTCATTTTATTAATAGCTCTTCTGGTGTCTGATGAGTCGGCGGCTGTTGCCGCAGCGGAGATGCCGGTTCTGCCTGATAGCGGGATGGTGTCAGAAAGTGAGATGCAGTTGGAGACAGAAGAGGAAGGGGATACAACAGAGATATCGGATGAGACAGCGGAGAATGTAGAAGAAACAGAATCGATCAAAGAGACAGAAACGATTGAAGGGACAGAAGCGATTGAAGAGGCAGAAGCGATCGAAGAGACAGAAGAGGTTGCTCCTTACACAGCCGAACCGTTGAGTCTTTCCATAGAGTATCCGGCTGATATAAAATGTGGAACGCCGGTCACGTTTACAATGAACGCCAGGGGTGGGAGTGGAACGTATAAATACCGGATTCATTCCTTATTCAATTCCGAATTGAAAAGTGTCTATGATGTCAGCTATGGTTCCAATGGCAGTTATCGGGACAGCAACCAGTTTACGTTTACATTTTATGCATCGGGCATCTATTATATCAGGTTCAGTGTGATTGATATGTCCACCTATGAGACAAAGGATACCGGACTTTATGAATATAAGATTGACATACAGGATGATAATTATCCTTCGGTAGATCAGATTGTGTCCGACGTTACTGCACAATGTGAGGCGGAATGTACAACGGATTTTGAAAAGGCGCTCTGGCTGCATGACTGGATCATTGATCATGCCAATTATGATTATTCGTATACCTATTGTGCTCCGGAAGGCGTGCTTGCGAGGGGAAAGGGAACATGTGAATCATACCATTCGGCATATTGTATGTTGTTAAACAAAGTCGGTATTGCTACAGGCCGTATAGAGGGAAATGGTCATGTGTGGACCGCGGTAAAGATGGATGGAGAATGGTATCAGGTCGACAGTACATGGGATGACATGGGAGATGATTATAAGGGCACGATTTATGAACATATGTATTTTGGCCTGACAGATGAGATTATCAGTTATGTTCACAGTGATCATAAAGCTGCGGTGCCGGGTTATGAGTCGACAGCGCTTGCAGACAATTATTTTATAAAAACAGGAGAGATCAGGCAGTGGTCGGATCCCTTCATTGATACGATCAGGCAGAAGATAAACAATGGTCAGACAGAGTTTGTGCTGCCGGTCACAAGCAGTATGCCGGATAATTATAATAATGTTATCTATAATCTGGTGGCATATCAGCTGTCAAAGGAAAACTGGGGAACCAAAGCCCTTAATGTTACATACGGGAGCGGTCAGCTTACCTGTAAAGTTACAGATAAGGCGCAGATGTACGCATCTGTGACGGCAACTCCGGTCATGAATGAGACGGCATATCACATTGTGGTACAAAATGTCAGTGAAACAGGTGGAATAAAGGAAGTCCAGGTTGCAGTATGGAGTGACAAGGGCGGACAGGATGATCTGATCTGGTATACAGCTGCTCCGGATACAAAGGGCAGCTATGAAGTGAATGTACCTGTTGCAAATCATAAGACGGAAGGGATGTATTACGCCCATGCATATGTTGTGAACCAGCAGAACCAGAAAAGATATATTGGTGGTACGACATTTACGGTATCTTCACCGGGAGTAACGGTGCGGCCGATGGCACCGGGAAGATACCTGCTGACACTCGAGGGGCTGGCTGCATATAGCAGTGATATTACAGGCGTATCGTTTGCGGTGTGGGGACAAAGCGATGGACAAAATGATCTGCGCTGGTATACGGCGTCTGCGGATCAGACAGGAAAATGGCAGGCAGAAATTTCCGTTGCGGACCATGGGGAGAACGGAATTTACTATGTAAGTGCATATACGAGAAGAAAAAATGGAACAAACACCTGTATGGTTGCAACAGCATTTCAGCATACAGAGTCCGTATCGGTGCAAAGCATTGAGGTGAAAAACGTAGATGCAAGTGCAGGAACATTTGATGTGTTTGTAAAGGGAGTCAAAGCAGACTGTGGCGTAGAATCTGTCCAGCTGCCAATATGGAGTAAAAGCGATCAGAGCGATATCGTATGGTATATGGCATGGCGGCAAAGCGATGGAAGCTATGCCACCCAGGTAAATTTAAAGAATCATAATTACAATTATGCATTATATCAGATACATGTTTATGTAACATCGGGCACACATATTAAAACATTTGCAGGATTAACATCTGTCAGGATAGAGAAACCGCAGATCAGCATGCGGGCAGTCCTGTCAACAGATGAGATGAAATGCAGTCTCACGGCCCGGAATGTGGCGGTAGGCATGGGGTACAAAAAGATATATTTTGCAGTGTGGAGTGAACTTGGGGGACAGGATGATCTACATTGGTATGAGGCGGATCAGGCATATGTAGGAACATGGAGAAAAGAAATTGCAATCGCTTCACACAGAACGCAGGGAAAATATCAGGTTCATTTGTATGGCGAGGACGCAGGAGGAAATCGTACCATTCTTGGCACGACGACTTTTTCTGTGTCAAATGTAACAGTACAGTCGATAAAAGTGAAAAATCTTAACAGAACGACGGGTACATTTGATGTATTTTTATATGGCATCGAATCGGCTTCCGGACTGGAAAAAGTCCAGATTCCGGTTTGGAGTAAGGCGGATCAGAGTGATCTGATATGGTACACGGCATGGCGGCAGAGTGATGGAAGTTATGCCACCCAGGTAAATATCAGAAATCATGGTAGCTGTCGTGGCAACTATACGGTACATACCTATGTGACAGGAAAAAATGGCGTACGGATGTTTACGGGAGCGACAAGGGCGTCCATCGTAAATGCTCCATAG